The following DNA comes from Amycolatopsis albispora.
CAGCGAGATCGCCGAGTGGGTGCAGGCCAACTTCACCGCGACCACCGTCGGCGGGCAAACGGTCTACGACCTCACCCCGTAGGATCGCCCGCCATGGGGATCGAACGGATCAGCCCGCCGCTGCGCGGGGACGAGCGCGAGACGCTGCGGGCCTATTTGGACTTCCACCGCGCGACGCTGGAGATGAAGTGCGATGGACTGTCCACAGAGGAGCTGCGGCGGCAGTCGAGCCCGCCGTCCACGCTCTCGCTGCTCGGCCTGGTGCGGCACCTGGCCGAGGTGGAGCGGACCTGGTTCCGCCGGGTGATCAACCAGGAGACGGACCTGGAGTTCGTCTGGTCGCCGGAACGGGACTACCAGGTCGCCTACGACGCCTCGAACGCCACCCGGGAGGAGGCGTTCGAGGCGTGGCGGGCGGAGGTGGAGCACTCGCGCCGCATCGAGCGCGAGGCGGCATCCCTGGACGTGACGGGATACTTCCCCCGCTGGGGCGAGCACGTCTCGCTGCGGCTGGT
Coding sequences within:
- a CDS encoding DinB family protein, whose product is MGIERISPPLRGDERETLRAYLDFHRATLEMKCDGLSTEELRRQSSPPSTLSLLGLVRHLAEVERTWFRRVINQETDLEFVWSPERDYQVAYDASNATREEAFEAWRAEVEHSRRIEREAASLDVTGYFPRWGEHVSLRLVMLHLIHEYARHNGHADFLREAIDGEVGA